The Thermodesulfovibrionales bacterium genome includes a window with the following:
- the rlmB gene encoding 23S rRNA (guanosine(2251)-2'-O)-methyltransferase RlmB, translated as MQTPKFNRRRKPVSASGSGEWIYGINPVLEALKARRDIKALFISAGRHEKVGEIRKEAEKGGIPVESAEAGFFDKNFPKGHQGVAARVLQKAYAMLDDILAMPSERNEKALFVALDGIEDPRNFGAILRSADASGVHGVIIQSYRSAGIGPEASKASAGAMEYVPVSVVPNIKYAVQRMREEGITVVGTDALAPIPLWETDLTVPLCVVIGSEGRGMRKILREYCDVLVKIPMTGEIGSLNVSVATGILLFEVMRQRFTQKKNYQEVL; from the coding sequence ATGCAGACCCCAAAATTCAACAGAAGGCGTAAACCCGTCAGCGCTTCCGGAAGCGGAGAATGGATTTACGGTATCAATCCCGTCCTTGAGGCGCTCAAGGCCCGCAGGGATATCAAGGCCCTCTTTATTTCAGCGGGGAGACACGAAAAAGTCGGCGAGATAAGAAAAGAAGCCGAGAAGGGGGGCATCCCTGTCGAGAGCGCCGAAGCAGGCTTTTTCGACAAGAATTTCCCTAAGGGCCATCAGGGGGTAGCCGCGAGGGTTCTTCAAAAGGCCTATGCAATGCTGGACGACATCCTAGCCATGCCTTCAGAGAGAAATGAAAAGGCCCTCTTTGTCGCTCTTGACGGCATAGAAGACCCGAGAAATTTTGGGGCGATTCTGCGTTCCGCCGATGCGTCCGGGGTTCATGGTGTCATTATCCAGTCTTACCGATCGGCGGGTATCGGTCCCGAGGCCTCCAAGGCTTCCGCAGGCGCGATGGAGTATGTTCCCGTTTCGGTCGTCCCGAATATCAAGTACGCAGTCCAGAGAATGAGAGAAGAGGGAATCACTGTTGTCGGTACCGACGCCCTTGCTCCTATTCCCCTCTGGGAGACGGATCTTACCGTCCCCCTCTGTGTGGTAATAGGATCTGAAGGCAGAGGTATGAGGAAAATTCTCAGGGAGTATTGTGACGTTCTCGTGAAGATTCCGATGACAGGGGAAATCGGTTCTCTGAATGTTTCGGTTGCCACTGGGATACTGCTTTTTGAGGTTATGAGGCAGAGATTCACCCAAAAAAAGAATTACCAGGAAGTTTTGTGA